A window from Carbonactinospora thermoautotrophica encodes these proteins:
- a CDS encoding LLM class F420-dependent oxidoreductase: MELSRVGVWARFDRQPAEAVRQAVAELEDLGYGSVWVGESVGREAFSQAALLLSWTRRLVVGLGVAQIWARDAMAMLAGQATLAEAHPDRFLLGLGVSHRRTVEEARGHAYTRPLEAMRDYLDGMDRAADIYRAVPPPTRPPRLLAALGPRMLALARERADGAHTYLVPPEHTAQAREILAPRSRLLIPEQAVVLETDPHAARRIARQHVAFYLGLPNYVNNLRRLGFTEDDVANGGSDRLVDAIVAWDGVDAIVQRVRAHLDAGADHVAVQVLTADEKELPRREWRELAPALMSLG, from the coding sequence ATGGAACTCAGTCGCGTGGGTGTGTGGGCCAGGTTCGACCGCCAACCGGCCGAGGCGGTCAGGCAGGCCGTGGCCGAGCTGGAGGACCTCGGGTACGGGTCGGTCTGGGTGGGCGAGAGCGTCGGCCGCGAGGCGTTCAGCCAGGCGGCGCTGCTGCTCTCCTGGACCCGTCGCCTCGTCGTCGGGTTGGGCGTCGCCCAGATCTGGGCACGCGACGCCATGGCGATGCTCGCCGGCCAGGCCACGCTCGCCGAGGCCCACCCGGACCGTTTCCTGCTTGGTTTGGGGGTGAGCCACCGTAGGACGGTCGAGGAGGCGCGCGGCCACGCCTACACCCGGCCCCTGGAGGCGATGCGCGACTACCTGGACGGCATGGACCGGGCGGCCGACATCTACCGGGCGGTCCCTCCCCCGACGCGCCCGCCACGACTGCTGGCGGCGCTCGGCCCCCGCATGCTGGCCCTCGCCCGGGAGCGCGCCGACGGCGCCCACACCTACCTGGTGCCGCCGGAGCACACGGCGCAGGCCCGGGAGATCCTCGCCCCCCGGTCCCGGCTCCTGATCCCTGAGCAGGCCGTCGTCCTGGAGACCGATCCCCACGCGGCCCGTCGGATCGCCCGCCAGCACGTGGCGTTCTACCTCGGCCTGCCCAATTACGTGAACAACCTGCGCCGCCTGGGGTTCACCGAGGACGACGTAGCGAATGGCGGCAGCGACCGTCTCGTGGACGCGATCGTGGCGTGGGACGGCGTCGACGCGATCGTCCAACGGGTGCGCGCACACCTGGACGCGGGCGCGGACCACGTGGCCGTCCAGGTGCTCACGGCCGACGAGAAGGAGTTGCCGCGGCGGGAGTGGCGCGAGCTCGCGCCCGCGCTCATGTCGCTCGGATAG